In Candidatus Hydrogenedentota bacterium, one DNA window encodes the following:
- a CDS encoding bi-domain-containing oxidoreductase, translating to MKQVLVKGGKVHVEEVPPPCLVENGALVQIHYSLISSGTESGFVSSGGTASFVAKKARDPLNVEKLKRKIASVGIRQTIDLVKSKLFEFQAPGYSAAGVIVECGPKLHGYRVGDRVACAGVGYASHAEYDVVPQNLLTPIPDGVELDEAAFVTLGAIGMQGVRQLFPTFGETFIVMGLGLLGQLTLQILRAAGCRVICSDPIQAKRDLAASLGAEAVCAPGELSSITDEFTGGYGADGVLICAASKGSEVTNSALDLCRQKGRVSVVGAVGMQLARESMYMKELDFRLSCSYGPGRYNPEYEEKGLDYPIGYVRWTEGRNMAEFLRMIAEGKVKVRPLVSVTKDVGDADDAYKTILDPESGAVSALLKYPTPQAESPAVTRKFTLKTASSKQSDLRIAVIGAGGFANAFHLPNLQRMSGVRVAAVCSATGAKAKQAGEKVGADYCTTDYREILADSSIDGVVIATRHNLHKSMALDAIDAGKHVFVEKPLALTVDDAKEVCAAVERTGLLLSVGFNRRFSKFSLLAKKAMGQMHGPKMLLYRCNAGQLPPGHWTMDPEVGGGRILGECVHFFDLCCWFAEQDPVDIRADRIDADSRSVNAPDNVTALLRFGDGSLATIVYCALGHPAIPKEHIEIFGSGKGIVIEDFRSVRFAGFSQKDIKQSGEHKGQFELLENWVQAIQGKAQLEVTAAHGLRATEIACAVSRQCIQPNAIPDGPSDSPV from the coding sequence ATGAAGCAGGTTCTCGTAAAAGGGGGAAAAGTCCACGTCGAAGAGGTTCCCCCGCCGTGCCTTGTCGAAAATGGCGCGCTAGTCCAGATTCACTATTCACTAATCAGCTCCGGTACCGAATCGGGATTTGTCTCCAGCGGCGGCACTGCGTCGTTTGTGGCCAAGAAGGCGCGCGATCCGCTCAACGTCGAAAAACTGAAGCGAAAGATCGCGAGCGTTGGCATTCGGCAGACTATCGACCTCGTTAAGAGCAAGCTGTTCGAGTTTCAAGCTCCGGGTTACAGTGCCGCCGGGGTGATTGTTGAGTGCGGGCCGAAGCTCCATGGATACCGCGTCGGCGACCGTGTCGCGTGCGCTGGTGTTGGCTATGCAAGTCACGCCGAGTATGACGTCGTCCCTCAAAACCTTCTCACCCCCATCCCCGATGGAGTAGAACTCGATGAAGCGGCCTTTGTGACTCTGGGCGCTATTGGGATGCAGGGCGTCAGGCAGTTGTTTCCCACCTTCGGCGAAACCTTCATTGTTATGGGACTCGGACTTCTCGGGCAATTGACTCTTCAGATTCTGCGAGCAGCTGGCTGCCGCGTTATTTGCTCCGACCCTATCCAGGCGAAGAGGGACTTGGCCGCCTCATTGGGCGCCGAGGCCGTCTGCGCCCCCGGTGAACTCTCTAGTATTACCGACGAGTTCACGGGCGGATATGGCGCGGATGGCGTGCTAATCTGCGCCGCATCCAAAGGCAGCGAAGTAACGAATTCGGCGCTGGATTTGTGCCGCCAAAAAGGACGTGTGTCTGTGGTCGGCGCAGTTGGTATGCAATTGGCCCGCGAATCCATGTATATGAAGGAGCTCGATTTTCGCCTTTCGTGCTCCTATGGCCCCGGCCGGTATAACCCTGAGTATGAGGAGAAAGGCCTCGACTATCCCATCGGCTATGTCCGGTGGACCGAGGGTCGCAATATGGCGGAGTTCCTTCGCATGATTGCGGAAGGAAAGGTCAAGGTACGCCCGCTGGTATCCGTCACCAAAGATGTCGGAGATGCCGACGATGCGTACAAGACTATACTGGATCCCGAATCCGGCGCCGTTTCCGCGCTGCTCAAGTATCCGACACCTCAAGCTGAATCGCCTGCAGTCACGCGCAAATTCACGCTGAAGACAGCCTCATCGAAGCAAAGCGACTTGCGAATCGCAGTAATCGGGGCGGGAGGATTCGCCAACGCCTTCCACTTGCCGAACCTGCAGCGCATGTCCGGAGTGCGAGTTGCCGCAGTCTGCAGCGCAACCGGCGCGAAAGCCAAGCAAGCCGGCGAAAAGGTCGGGGCGGACTATTGCACAACCGACTATCGAGAGATACTCGCGGACTCTTCGATAGACGGTGTTGTGATTGCAACGCGCCATAATCTGCACAAGTCCATGGCCCTTGATGCCATTGACGCAGGAAAGCACGTGTTTGTAGAGAAGCCATTGGCTCTCACGGTTGATGACGCAAAAGAAGTGTGTGCTGCCGTCGAACGAACAGGTCTCTTGCTTTCCGTGGGCTTCAATCGACGCTTCTCCAAATTTTCGTTGCTTGCGAAAAAAGCCATGGGACAAATGCATGGACCGAAGATGTTGCTCTATCGGTGCAATGCGGGCCAGCTTCCTCCGGGGCATTGGACAATGGACCCGGAAGTGGGAGGCGGCAGAATCCTCGGCGAATGCGTCCACTTCTTTGATTTGTGCTGTTGGTTTGCTGAACAGGACCCCGTGGATATCCGTGCGGATCGCATCGATGCCGACTCCCGCTCGGTCAACGCCCCTGACAATGTTACCGCGCTTCTCCGTTTCGGTGATGGCTCGCTCGCAACTATCGTGTACTGCGCTCTGGGACACCCGGCAATCCCAAAGGAACACATCGAGATCTTCGGCAGTGGCAAGGGCATCGTCATCGAAGACTTCCGCAGCGTGAGATTTGCCGGTTTCTCGCAAAAAGATATCAAGCAGAGCGGAGAACACAAAGGACAGTTTGAATTGCTTGAGAACTGGGTGCAGGCAATACAAGGCAAAGCGCAATTGGAAGTCACTGCCGCGCACGGCCTGCGAGCTACCGAAATCGCGTGTG